From the Syntrophorhabdaceae bacterium genome, the window ACCTCCCTCGACAGGAGATCCATGACAAGATCGGCAACCTCCAAGCGTGTCGGATTGGGCGCGCCCGTTGCCCTGCGGATCAGGGCATGGACGCGCGCAAGAAGCTCGGAAAAGGCAAAAGGTTTTGTAAGGTAGTCGTCACTTCCCGTCTGCAGACCCTTCACGCGGTCATCCACCGAGCGTTTTGCGCTCAGGATCATTATGGGGATGTTCGGCTTCAGATCTCTTACGCTGGCAATAAGCGACAGGCCGTCAAGCTTCGGCAGCATCAGGTCCACGATAATAACGTCATAGGGCTCAGTGAGCGCCAGGTGGAGCCCGTCTTCTCCGTCGGCGGAACGATCAACTGCAAAACCGGCCTCTCTGAGACCCTTTACGACGAAAGAAGAGATGACCTCGTCATCTTCAACCAATAATATTCGCATGCTCAATCCCTTCCCGATATTGTTTCATACAAAACCTATTATCTATTGTATCACAAGGTGCAATGAACAGCTAACGGCTGATATCGTGAAAAGTGAAATGTGAAAGGTGAAAGTTTTAAATCTGGATACATCACCGTAGAGCATCGGCGTCGGCCTTTCCTGTAGCAAACCGTCGTGAGACGAGGAAGCTCGGTCTTTTGCATGCATATGCAAAAGTTCCGAAGCCGAACGCGAGCGAATGTAAGCCGCTGGAGCGTATGAGCGTGTTTGCGGGGAAAGCCCGACACCGATGCCAATCCACTGTACATCATCCATTCCACAATTCACGTGATCTTGCTCCTTTTTCGTTTCGCATTGTCCTCACCAGCATCCAGTATCCAGCGACCAGTATCAAGAATCAGGGCCTCGTAAATCGTACGGCGACGACTTACGAATGTTCCGGGTTCTTGTGCAGTTCACTATCTACGATATACTATATACTATTCACTGCTTCTTTCACGCCTCACAGATGTTCCGCCTGTGCCGTATCTGTGGTCAGATTCCTCAACACAACGAGTGAGCGGTTTGTGCCCATATATTGTTTGAAAAGAACGGACATCTTACACGTCGACAGAAGTTCCTTTTCCAACGCTTCACGTTTGTCGCGAACAACAACGAAGACGGACT encodes:
- a CDS encoding response regulator transcription factor, translating into MRILLVEDDEVISSFVVKGLREAGFAVDRSADGEDGLHLALTEPYDVIIVDLMLPKLDGLSLIASVRDLKPNIPIMILSAKRSVDDRVKGLQTGSDDYLTKPFAFSELLARVHALIRRATGAPNPTRLEVADLVMDLLSREVTRSGQRIELQPKEFILLEYLMRNAARVVSKTMIMEHVWDLNFDPQTNIVEARMSKLREKIDKDHDKKLIHTIRGAGYILKKTL